The Bdellovibrio sp. ZAP7 DNA segment TCGTAAATCCTCCCCAACCACCGTTGGTGAAACCAAAAGAAGCACATTCGCCACTACCGGGATTGCAGGCCCCAATAAGTTTTAGTTTTGATAAACTGGTAATTTGCGGATAACGATCGCCAGGAGCTCCGACAATCATGTCAGAGCCACCCACCAATTTATCCAAGGTATTGCGAATGCGGTACTTACCGTCGACATCAGCACCACCCGCAACAGAGTATCCGAACAACTGACCTTCATGCGGAGTTGGCGAGAAAATCTTTAAGAAACGGAATTTTACGGATGAATCTGAGGTTGGAGTCTCGTATCCCAAGCCACTCTTAGATCCAAAGAACATAGCAACGTAACCCGTTTTTATAACCATCTTTGCTGTACCGGATGCATTCGAATCAGCAACACCATCCCAAGGCGCCGTTGGTGCCCCCACCGCAATGTCATCGTATCCGTCAGCATTAAAGTCTCCGACAAAAGAAACTGAAAAACCAAACTGTGGATCATCGGCATTCATCATAGAACTTGGATTTATGTAGGCACTTGGCAAGATTGCCATGTTCGGCCATAGCATCACTGCGGAGCACGTCGCATTTTCGACCAAGCCATTACAAGTTTCGACGTTTTGCTGCATATCTTTGATACGTGAAGGAGCCGTCAAACCTTTGGAGCTTCCGAAAAAGACAAAAGCAGCCCCGTCGTAAGTTTTATCCCCTGATGATGTTTTCGGAGTATTATAACCAGGGGCACCCACCAACAAATCTTGGCAGGCATTCCCAAGCAATGTATCACCATTTAAATTTCCGCTGCCGGAAAGGGACTTACCAAAGCGCGAATAATCGGTCAGATCTTCGAAGGTCAATAGTTGTGGATCAGAACCTGGATTCGCCGGATTGCGACTTGGAGCACCCGTGGTATTCAATTTGTAAACACCCGTCGCAGGGTTTCTTACAGAATAATAAATATAAACTGCGCCCGCTTTTGGCGTTGTCACACCAGCAGAAGTCACCGACACACTTGGCAATCCGATCGCCAGATCAGGATAACCATCGCAGTTGAAATCGCCTGTCGTCATGGCTTCACCCATAAAGGCCACACCCGAATCCACTGCTTTGATAGGAGGGATCGCATTCAATCCCAAAATGCCTTTAATATATGTACTGAGCTTATCGAAAATCAGAGTTTCAGTTTTGCCAGCGGCAGTATAGCTGACTTGCAAAGAGAGGTTTTCAACTTTGCCATTCGTCACACCTGAACCCGGAGAAAAGACAATCGTCCCAACGCCCGTTAAGGGATCTGAAATCGGTAATGAACCCAAATACATACGGGACACATAGTTTTCATTTTTATAAGTCGAGTTAACCACCGGTGACACTTTGACGAAGGGAAGTGAACCGATAGAAATCGGACTGAGTTCATACGTGGGCGTCGGGAATGAGGAATTTGTGCTGATATTTACGGATTTGGTTGGACGCTCGTATGTTTCATCCAAGTACTTCACCTGTACGACAAAGTGATAGCGCGTGGAACCTTCCATACCCCGGAATGTGTATTTAGTATCGTAAGCCGTGTAATCGACCGCAGTCCAATTGCTCGTATTGCTCGCCGTTGGATCTTCATATTTTTTCAGATAGATCTGATAAGATGCAACCTTGGGAGCATAAGTCCAAGACAAAACCAAATTCCCGTCAGAGTCTTTGATGACTTTATCAACGCCACCGAATGGTTTGAGCGTGGTCACCGCAATTTCTTTATTTCCACCAATACTCAAAGTCCCATCGGTTGCAACGACTTTGAAAGTGTAAGCTGTATTAGGGTTCAAATTGCGAATGATCGCCTCGGACCGAGGAGTTTCCGCAACGGCGGTACTGGAGGTGTTATTATAAACTTGATAATTTTTATAACGATCGTGCAAATTCCAATAGACACGCACAGCTGTCGGAGACAACGGTTCAACGCCTGCGATACCGGAGAAGTCTTTTAAAACACTGCCCGTTTCAACTTTTTCTGTGCAGGACAGTGTCGTGAATAAAACAGATCCCAACAGGGCCCATTTGATCAACTTAGTAAAGGACATACACGACTCCCGTTGCAAATGCTTTTCCAGAGGGATGACTGCGGCCCGGAGCCCCTAACAAAACATCAGGAATTCCATCACCGTTGATATCACCTGCCGGTGAACTCGAAATATATGTAAACTCAGAGGCCTCACGATTTGGCAGATACAAAAGCGTCGGCTCGCAGACTGGTGTCGTTCCACCGTAACAACGAGGTGTTGTCGTCGGAGCTGAATCAATTTTCAGACCATATTCGCCGCCATAGAAAACAACGAAAGCTCCCGTGTTCGCTAAGACAGTATCCAGATCATAGTTTCGGCCCGGAACATTGACGATGATGTCAGCATAACCGTCGGCATTGATATCGCCGACGGCCGCAATCCCCGCCCCAAAATGATCTGTTGTAGAACCTTGGAATAATGTCGGAGAAGAACGTTGTGGTTTTAGATCCATATTTCCGACATTCACAGTGTTGATCGGCAAAGCACCCGTGCCGAAATAAGTTGTCGAGTTGATATCCGTCGCACCCTTGAAGGCCATGACCGTACCTACCGCACCACCAAAGAAAGTGTAAACTGTTGCATTCACCGAGGCCGTCGGAGTGCGAGGTGCCGAGACAACCAGATCGCTCACGCCATCTTTATTAATGTCACCCGGAGCGATCACACTGTAACCAAAGCCTTCACCGGTTGTAGAACCTTGAAGTTTTTGAACAGGAGTATAAGCCAATCCTCGGTTTGTGCCTTTGTACAAGTACGCGCGGCCCGTATAGGTCGAATACCCCGGATCGCCGACCACAAGCTCGTCATAAATTTCTCCAGACTGCGTTTCCAAAGATTTGATGGCGGCCGTGCTCCAACCAAAGCGAACCCCACCCACACCTTCGTTCGATAACAACATCTGAACTTTACAAACAGCGGGGACCGTTACGGTGCATGGATTTTCAATCACGATGTCTGCCGCATTGCCGTTGGAATCGCTTAACAGAGTTTTACCATTCGTACGATTTGTTTGCGGACCATCTTTTGAGCCATAAAAAACAAAGACACGACCGTAGTTCGCAGTCGTATAGAGCAATGAACCCACACGAACATCCGTCGATGGAAGATCTGCAGAGTCAGTGGCTACCGTAAAATCACCATAACCGTCGCCATTAAAGTCACCATATGTCACCGCCCGATTTCTAGGATTGAAATCAGAGAATCCCAATTCACTAGGCACAATATTAGCCGCGGTACGTTTCGTCCCCCCCGAATAGTGAAAATAGACAGCACTGGAATCCGCCAGGGCAAAGCTCATTGGATTCTGTCCTACAGGGGAAACTGAAGGCGTCGAGCTTGCAACCAAACCACTCGATGAACCATAGTAAATGTATGAAGATCTGTTACCGATCACCATCAAGTCATCGTAGCCATCACCATTCACACTGCCTATACGATAGAACTCCCCACCCAAGCCTGAATCTAAATCCACAACTAATTTCAACGGGGCCAAATCCGTCGCCGGATTTCTCGACGGCTCAGGGGTTAGAACCAATCCCGCGGCGCTGCCGTAATAAATCACAACTTCAACCGTATTGCCGACAGAGATTTGGGTAACGACATCCTGATATCCATCACCATTAAAGTCCCCAGCCACCTTCGCACGCTCATAGTGATAGTTTAGCTCTTTACTGAAGTTCACATTGATCGTTTGATCAGCCTTCGTCACAGAAGATGCGAAGTTACCGGTGGAATTAAAAATAAATGCGCCGCCATTATAATAGACGGGCGAAGACATAAATGGAGCGCCCACGATTAAATCACCTGAGCCATCACCATTAAAATCAGCTCCGGCAGCCCCACCCAAACCGAAGTTTGAGTTTGCGGTGAGGTCCCGCGGATAAATAACAGAGGCACCAAATGGATTCACGCCACCGCTGTACCAAGTACAGTTGGTCGAACAAACCGTGTTGTCATTATCTGACAAGCGAGGTGTATCTATACGGGTAGTGCCTTCATAACCCAGAGTGGAAACATCCGGCTTATATAAATATATTACACCACTGCCAGCGATTGTTGAACTGCCCGTCGAAGCTGTCGTGGAACGATATGGAGCTGAAATCGCTAGCGATGGCATCGCGCGTGAAATGGTCTCGATATCGGCAACAGTCCCCATCGAATAGCCGAATTGAACATAGGACTCAGGAGGATTCGTATGCAACACCTGATTTTCACAATGCTTCAAAGCTCCCGTGGTTACATTCGTATTGCGGGAATCGCAAGCCACACGATTGATAGCAGTAATACTTTGTTGAGGATCCAAAATCCCCACGATGCCGCCCGTAGCATAGTCATTCGATCGCGGTGTCACGTAGTATCCGAACACCACCCCGGCATTGGTCATGCCGCTTACGGTGGAGGTAGGAGCGCCGACAAAGACAGCCCCATTTAAATTCGGAACATTGTTGGTCGCACCAATAATGTTAGTCAGAGGATAACCATTCTGATTCGGAACACCGAGAATGCTGGAACCATAGCCTTGCACAGTGATATAGTTAGCTTCTGAATTTGCACTCAGATCTGGATAAGATTCCTGACACGTCCATGACAAGATCTTTTGTAGATCCGCAGCGCCACTCGCAATCGTAGGCATCACACCTTTACAAGCAAGGATCGATCCTCGCCCGGAAGAACGACCTGGTACACCGATCACCAAGTCATCACACTTGGTGAAGTCATAGCCTTTATTTTTAGGAGCTGGAGACGTTTCTCCCGCATAATTCGTTTGTCTGAATTTATAGGTAGCATTGTTTTCACAGACACGGGAATTATAAGCCGTCCCCAAAGCTTTGGCGAAGTCTTCGGTGAAACTTTTCCCGGCGAAGGTTCCATCCGCTGCGATCAAAGAAGTTAGACCAATACTTTCCGCATCAATGACGGGGAAGGACTTTGTCGATGTAACCGGAAAAAGTCCCATGCGATCGCCACGGAGAACCGTTACCTGGCGTTTATAATTTGGAGTAACGTAAGTCGTCACGCCAATCGCCAAATCATCAAAGCCATCATTATTAAAATCACCGAATGAAATAGACGTAGTCGCAACTGTCGTGTCGTCATAGATTTTTACTGGACGGCATTTAAATGAGGTCGGATCACAAGTCGTTTCATTCACTCCGTACGAAATACCACCCGAACCCGTCACCAAACCTCGAGTCGGATCACCGAAGGCGACAAATACTTGACCCTGGCTGGTCATCATTGCCAAGTCATCACAGCGATAGATCTTTTTAACCTTAGAAATATCTGAAACACCCGAGGCCGGAGTAAATAAATTGTCACAAAGGCCCACCTTGTTTGCCTTCGAGTCACTTAAATCGGTGTAGCGACTGAAACAGTCACCATTGATATTTCCAACTGCAAGGGCCTGCCCCAAGCGTGTTCCAGTTGGCAATCCCGGATAATAAACAAGTTGCGGATCAGGATAAGCGGCATCTGCACTTGGCGCTGGTGTTGTCTTGAGTGTCGGGCCAGGATCGATCAGATTTCCCTGAGCATCATAGTACGGGGGAGCATCGTATCCATAATATATGACAACGGCACCGGTGGAGTCCTCGTGCTTGTCCCCGACGTATGCCGTTGCCCGGGGTGCACTTACGGCGACATCCATCAAGCCGTCACAGTTAAAATCGCCAACAGCCACTTGAGATCCCAGCTCCTGCATGCCAAGACCACCATTCACCAGGCGTGGATACAGCGGAACAGGTGCCGACACTCCCTCAAGTGAGCGAATCAAAGGCTTTTTAATTTTTCCAGCACCTTCAATTAAAACGCTGACAATCGTACTAGCTCCAGTGGTGGAAGTTACTTTCGCATACATGTCTTTTTGCCCGGGAGAGATCGGCACGATCGAACGAAAATAGTCATTTCCGTTAACGATCGCCCAGCGAATATCTGTCGCCCGTTCAAAAATTTCTGTTGTATAAGTCGAATCACCACCCTCGGTCCAAAACCAAGGAAAATTTCCAACGACTGCCATTTGCATTTTAACTGTTGGTAGATTTGCTAATTGAGATTGCACCAAAACACAGGGGGCTTTCGAATTGATATAGGTCTCTGACATATTGGCAGGCTCGAAAGTGCCGTCTTGATAGTAAGCCATCACCCAAAAACAATACTTGGTTCCGCTTGGCAAATTAGTCACGGATCCCACACTTTTATTGATGATCGTTGCTGCTGGATTTGTTAAATCCCAGACTTCGCTCTCTTTTTTGGTATATATTTTATAGGTGACTCCTTCGCCATTTTTGACCCAGCTGACCTCCACCGACCCATTGGTTTGTGCCGTCAAACCTGAAGCTGGAACGCCACCGAAAGAGCTCATTGTTTTCACTGAAAGGGACTTATCGTACCCAATTTCAGTTCCATCCGTAGCACTCACTCCGGTAACGGAGAAATCATAGAACGTATCCATAGCCAAAGGAGAAATTGTCGTCGTCGCAAATGTTTCAACTTTATCCGGGGCATTAAATCCTTTGCGATAGACACGATATTCCCTGAAACGTGCTTGGAGAGACCATGACAGCTTCACGGACGTTGGCGAGATCGCGACAGCTTCCTGCACACCTTCAAACTTTGAAGGAATGGATGTCCCCTGTAATCCAGCGTTGTTGCAAGAAGACAAGATGAAGCCAAATATGATTAGCGACGAACAAGAAAGGAGGTGTCTCATGACATTCAGTTTATAATTGCGAGAAAATTATTGGAAATCTTGAGACTTGAGAGCCCTCTATTGGTACAGGTGGCTTGATTCGAACATAAATTCGGCCGAAAACAGCGCGAGCTTGATTGTATTGAATATCAGCCGCGATTTTGCACGTTGCACGTGCAAAAAATAATGCATTCGCCAAACTCCACCGAACAATACCGAACACTTTCAAATGTCGCCGTACCTCGATGGGGTCGTAACGTGATCGCAATGAAGTGAAATCACCGCCACAAAATGAAATTATATGTGCATGAAAAAAAACATTCTCTTGGCTATTGCCTCGCTTGTTGTATTGGGAATTGCTGGAGTCCTTCTGACTCAATCAACCGACACCGCCGAAGAAAATCTGGGACGTCCTCTGGGAGTACTGCGCGAATTAAAAAAAGAAGTTCGCTATAAATACACTCGCACCTTTTTCTGGAAAGATGCTCACGAGGGACGTAAGGTTTACGATGGTTCGCAGATCTTCGTCGGTCCCAAATCATCTGCGCTCCTGGTTTTCGCCGAAAATCGTAAAATTCGTCTGAACGAAGAAACTCTGCTGCGCCTTTCGCAAGTGGAACAAAACCCTGCACTGATTGCTTTGCAAATCAATGACGGCGGATTCAATCTGAAAAGCGGCAAAGGCCCCATGGATCCTTTGGTTCTTAACTTGGATGACGGCCAATTCAAAATCATCTCCAAAGACGCCTATGATATATATGTTAAAAAATCTGACAAAAAATTGGCCCTCTCTGTCGCAATTGGAAATCTAACTTTGCAAAACGTAAGTGGAAAAACTGAGGTTGCAACCGGAACATCCATCACCATTGAAACAGGGACGAGCACAGAGAATGGAACTTCCAGCAAACAAATCATAGCAAAAGAAGTTTCCCCGATAGCGTTCAATTTACTCGCACCCTATGATGGTGAGATCGTCCGCGAACAAACTCAGCCCGTATTTTTTAAATGGGAAGCCGACGGCGCGACAGCACTTCACCTTCAATATTGTTCACAGCCTGATTTTGCGGAAAACATTGTTGATATCGACGTGACTTCCCAGCAGTTTTTTCCAATTCCTTTAAATACACTTAAAGGAGATGTCTTTTGGCGCCTGGTTGCTCATAAAGACGGAGTGCCGGTCTATTCGCGGTCCTCATTTTTTAAAGTAGGTCAAGTGGACACAATTCACCTGCAGCTCTCGGCACCGAATTACGTTCGCAAAGGAGTTTGGAAAGTTCAGGCCATGATCGCAGAGGACGACAGCTCAAATTTCGATTTTCAAGTCAGTAAATCTGAAAACTATGCAACTTTGCAGGATGCATTTTTAGGTAAGTCCCCCTTCACGTCCCTGCTGGATTCTCCAGGAGACTATTTTATCAGAGCCCGCAAGAATTTCGGCAATGGCCTGTTCTCTGCGTGGTCTGCCTCAAAAAAAGTGACCATTCGTGAATCCCTAAAATCTCCAGTGATTGAGTTCACTGACAGAACCGAAGATCGCGTCGGCAATGTGATTTCAGAAATCAAATGGTCGGAAGTTCCCGCAGCGAAACAATATATAGTTCAAGCTTCAAATGCAGCGTCGTTCAATGCCGTTCTTTCTCAAAAAACTGTGACGACCATTGAATCCGCTGTTCAACACAGCAGTCCCCGCAAGGTTTACTACCGGGTTATAGCCGTTTCCGAAGAAGGAGAAAATTCCGCACCTTCGAACTTGCTGGTTTCGGAGGGTTCCTCTCGCCTGCAGGAAGAAGAACAAAAACACCTAGCTATGGAGCAGTCTGAAAAAGGCAAAAACAAACAAACACCAAAGCCGGTCATAAAATCACCCAATGAATTCAATTCGATGCTTTTACTTCCGTTTGATGGTTCCGTCTTTTATACAAACGACAGCATACGCTTTGAGTGGGAACCCTTCTTTAAAAAACCCACCGTCGAGATATCTTATGTTTCAGATTTCTCTCAAGATGTGATCAGAATTATAGCGGAAAAAGAAAACTTCACCAAAATCAGACCCATGGAGCGTGTGGGAAAATATTATTGGCGCTTATCGTTTGAACACGCTCCAGGACAAACCGAATACAGTAAAACTCAATCTTTTACCGTCAGCGCCGCCCTTTCCACTCAAATCGAAAAGCTAGCTCTAAAGTTCATAGAAAGAAATAAATGGAACTTAAGCCTGCAAATCAAAGACGCAAAGCCAGAAGAAACATTTGTTATGCAGGCAAGCTTGGATTCAACCTTTGCCAAGGTTGAGCACGAACAAACGGGCCGTGTCAGGGATGTTATCGCCCTTTCAAAACCGGGAACGTATTATGTGCGAGCTCGTCGTGCGAAGGGAGTTTCACAAATTCAAGGGTGGTCGAATGTGATGACTCAGATTCTGCGACCACCATTGACCGCTCCTTTACTTAAGGCTCCTCAAGAAGCCTTGGCCGGTGCGGACCTTGCCAAAGTTCATCTGGGCTGGAGTGACGTAAAGTACGCGGCTCAATATATCGTGGAATTGAATAACACCAACACTTTTGGTTCCGTTTTAAGGAGCTACCGAGTTCCCGAAAACAACTACGACCTTCTGCACTCCCAGCGGGATGCTTCCTATATTCGTATCCTCGCTCAATCTGCGGAGGGTGAACTTTCACCCCCATCGAATATCGTCAAAGTTAAGGGCCTCCTCCCGGGGCCCAATATCGAAAAATACGAAATTATGTATGCTAACCTGGATTCGAAAGACAGTATCGATCAGTTGCATATTTTATGGACTCACCGAAAGAATGCATTGAAATATGTCATCGAGGTGTCCAGAACCGAAAAATTCGAACAGGTTCAACGATTCGAAACCAAAAATATCGAGTTCTTCACTCCGGTCAAAGAGATCGGCTGGTATTACTTCAAAGTAACCCCGATTTCTGCCATGACCGACTACTTTTTTGCTCCCACAACGGTTTTTGCAGTCGAATACAAAAAAGTTGAAAGCCTGCAATTAGTAACGGTGGAAGAGCCCGTAAATGGAGCAAAGTTTCCATACAACAATGGCAAATACTCTGTGAGCTTCAAGTGGGGACAAACTCTGGGAGCAGGTTGGTATGACTTCGAGATATCACAGAATTCTGATTTCAAAGAAAGTAAACTATTTAAGGTCGAAGCCCGACAATATAGATTGCCTCTGCAGCTAAAAGATGGCACTTGGTATTATAGGCTTCGTGGAAGAAACCCTAATCAAGCATCTCCATGGAGTCCGACAAAGACTTTTACTTTGCTAAAATAATAAGCAGAGAATGGAGCCAGCATGAGCGTATCAACAGCGAAGTCTATGATTCTAAAAGCACAGGACAACATCGATATCGCCCAAAAAAGCATGGGTGACGAAAGCCAACACGACATCGTCGGCTACAACTTGGCTCAAGCTTGTGAATTGTACCTAAAAGCCATGATGTCTTTGCGTGAACTTGATTTCCCAGAAGGTGACGACAGTCATGACCTGGATTTCTTGATGACGACTTTAGAAGAAGAAGGGTTCGCTGAGATTTCTTCCCACGCTGACGTAATTGAATTAACTCAATACAACAACCCGAGCGCCCATGTCCGTAAAGACGAGCGCTTGGATCTAGATGAATATTTGGGTTACGTTAATGACCTGAAGAAACTTGTGGGCGAGCAGTTGAAGCTTTATTAGCAAACGGATTGCCAATTGGTTTTGCAACAGACTTCTCGATGACAGTGCTCGTGTAAGGCAAACGCTCCAATGTCCCCAGGAAAGGCATCTTAGGATCGATGCCTGCACGTTCGATTTTTTCTTTTACCTTCCAGTGAACGGCAGCAACATCAAAAGCCTCATTTGATCTTCTGAAGAAAACTCTCGCGATATATTTTCGTTTTAGATTTTTAAAGTCAAAAACACTGCAAATTCCGTATAAGCCGCCACTGTCATAGGCGGATGCCGCATCCCCAGTTACCTCGCTACATGTCCTAAGTTGAATTGATTTTTCCTTTTTCAGATCGGCTAAGAACTCCAAAGCTGGAAGACAACTCTCCTCGGACTCCCCGCCCTTTACAAAACACTCTTTATCAGCGAACGCAAAGAAGCTCTCTCTAAAAAAAGAATCACGTAATGAACCATTTGTAAGCACTGACTTAAGCAAGTCAGCATGCATTGCCTCAGTGGATGTCGTCACCGTCTCGCCAGTTCTATTAACAACATCGGCAGAAACTTGGTTATCCAATCCTTGTTCTGAAAACTCCAAATCTGGTGCTTGAGTTATTTTTCTATAAACATCGGAATAGGTTTCGCAATCCAAACCGTAATCAAGCTTGTTCTCATCAACCGAAAGACTGAATTGAACTATTTTGCGCACCTGATTGTTCATTTTCTTATAGGCATTCGAACTCATCACACGGATCATTTCACTTTCCGAATAAGTGCCCTGTTTAATTCGATAAAGAACTAAAGGCAGCTCTGTATATAAATCCGTATGTCGGGCCACCGAGAAGGATGTGGCAGCACCTGCAGCCGATGCACGCATACGCTGCTCCAT contains these protein-coding regions:
- a CDS encoding FG-GAP-like repeat-containing protein: MRHLLSCSSLIIFGFILSSCNNAGLQGTSIPSKFEGVQEAVAISPTSVKLSWSLQARFREYRVYRKGFNAPDKVETFATTTISPLAMDTFYDFSVTGVSATDGTEIGYDKSLSVKTMSSFGGVPASGLTAQTNGSVEVSWVKNGEGVTYKIYTKKESEVWDLTNPAATIINKSVGSVTNLPSGTKYCFWVMAYYQDGTFEPANMSETYINSKAPCVLVQSQLANLPTVKMQMAVVGNFPWFWTEGGDSTYTTEIFERATDIRWAIVNGNDYFRSIVPISPGQKDMYAKVTSTTGASTIVSVLIEGAGKIKKPLIRSLEGVSAPVPLYPRLVNGGLGMQELGSQVAVGDFNCDGLMDVAVSAPRATAYVGDKHEDSTGAVVIYYGYDAPPYYDAQGNLIDPGPTLKTTPAPSADAAYPDPQLVYYPGLPTGTRLGQALAVGNINGDCFSRYTDLSDSKANKVGLCDNLFTPASGVSDISKVKKIYRCDDLAMMTSQGQVFVAFGDPTRGLVTGSGGISYGVNETTCDPTSFKCRPVKIYDDTTVATTSISFGDFNNDGFDDLAIGVTTYVTPNYKRQVTVLRGDRMGLFPVTSTKSFPVIDAESIGLTSLIAADGTFAGKSFTEDFAKALGTAYNSRVCENNATYKFRQTNYAGETSPAPKNKGYDFTKCDDLVIGVPGRSSGRGSILACKGVMPTIASGAADLQKILSWTCQESYPDLSANSEANYITVQGYGSSILGVPNQNGYPLTNIIGATNNVPNLNGAVFVGAPTSTVSGMTNAGVVFGYYVTPRSNDYATGGIVGILDPQQSITAINRVACDSRNTNVTTGALKHCENQVLHTNPPESYVQFGYSMGTVADIETISRAMPSLAISAPYRSTTASTGSSTIAGSGVIYLYKPDVSTLGYEGTTRIDTPRLSDNDNTVCSTNCTWYSGGVNPFGASVIYPRDLTANSNFGLGGAAGADFNGDGSGDLIVGAPFMSSPVYYNGGAFIFNSTGNFASSVTKADQTINVNFSKELNYHYERAKVAGDFNGDGYQDVVTQISVGNTVEVVIYYGSAAGLVLTPEPSRNPATDLAPLKLVVDLDSGLGGEFYRIGSVNGDGYDDLMVIGNRSSYIYYGSSSGLVASSTPSVSPVGQNPMSFALADSSAVYFHYSGGTKRTAANIVPSELGFSDFNPRNRAVTYGDFNGDGYGDFTVATDSADLPSTDVRVGSLLYTTANYGRVFVFYGSKDGPQTNRTNGKTLLSDSNGNAADIVIENPCTVTVPAVCKVQMLLSNEGVGGVRFGWSTAAIKSLETQSGEIYDELVVGDPGYSTYTGRAYLYKGTNRGLAYTPVQKLQGSTTGEGFGYSVIAPGDINKDGVSDLVVSAPRTPTASVNATVYTFFGGAVGTVMAFKGATDINSTTYFGTGALPINTVNVGNMDLKPQRSSPTLFQGSTTDHFGAGIAAVGDINADGYADIIVNVPGRNYDLDTVLANTGAFVVFYGGEYGLKIDSAPTTTPRCYGGTTPVCEPTLLYLPNREASEFTYISSSPAGDINGDGIPDVLLGAPGRSHPSGKAFATGVVYVLY
- a CDS encoding HEPN domain-containing protein, with amino-acid sequence MSVSTAKSMILKAQDNIDIAQKSMGDESQHDIVGYNLAQACELYLKAMMSLRELDFPEGDDSHDLDFLMTTLEEEGFAEISSHADVIELTQYNNPSAHVRKDERLDLDEYLGYVNDLKKLVGEQLKLY